From Zingiber officinale cultivar Zhangliang unplaced genomic scaffold, Zo_v1.1 ctg136, whole genome shotgun sequence, one genomic window encodes:
- the LOC122036307 gene encoding zinc finger protein 36-like has product MATRDYHSLPSVSKVPKGRRTQRRHPSTLSLSQQDKPLPPQPPIRQPSPSVSPAPTQRNQARYVCSQCGKVFSSYQALGGHKASHQKFPAEYRAAASAAVVTGAADQNKPHACSLCSKSFATGPALGGHMRAHYERIRRQATAENRPMAGPSSSLTECSTAMGLLIDLNQEAMPEAELAKEEETVSSHPAATATSPPPRFFTFF; this is encoded by the coding sequence ATGGCGACCCGCGATTACCATTCTCTGCCGTCCGTCTCCAAGGTGCCTAAGGGCAGGCGAACACAGCGTCGCCACCCATCGACTCTGTCGCTGTCGCAGCAGGACAAGCCACTTCCGCCGCAGCCGCCTATCCGACAGCCGTCTCCGTCTGTATCTCCGGCTCCGACACAGCGCAACCAGGCGAGGTATGTATGTTCCCAGTGCGGTAAGGTGTTCTCTTCCTACCAGGCCTTGGGGGGCCACAAAGCCAGCCATCAGAAGTTCCCTGCCGAATACAGAGCCGCCGCGTCAGCGGCAGTCGTCACCGGAGCAGCGGACCAAAACAAGCCTCACGCTTGCTCTTTGTGCTCCAAGTCGTTCGCGACGGGGCCAGCGCTAGGCGGGCACATGAGGGCTCACTACGAGAGGATTAGACGGCAAGCCACAGCTGAGAACAGGCCGATGGCTGGGCCATCGTCTTCGCTGACTGAGTGCTCGACGGCGATGGGCTTGTTAATTGACCTCAACCAGGAGGCGATGCCGGAAGCGGAATTGGCTAAGGAAGAGGAAACAGTGAGCTCTCATCCGGCGGCGACGGCCACCTCTCCCCCTCCTCGCTTCTTTACTTTCTTTTAA